The genomic interval CTGCTGTTCTTTGGCCTGTTCGGATATCTGGGGCAGAAGGTCGGGCTTGAGGTTGCACCTTTCATCATCGGCTTCATTCTGGGCAAGCAGGCCGAAGTCTATTTCGTCAAGAGCCTGGAATCCTTCGGTTCCTTGACGATCTTCTTCACCAAAAGCCCGATTGCCATGGTCCTTTGGGTGCTGATCCTGATATCGGTCGCCTTCTCGATCTACGGCATGATCAAGCAGAAGAAAAACAACAACAAACATGCGTGAGGCTGCCATGAACACCGCCGTTCCGAGCCTGAAGGTTCACCCTGATGACAATGTCTCCATTGTTCTGACAGCCGGAGGGCTGCCTGCCGGAACAGAGCTGGATACGGGCGCCATCCTCAAAGAGGATGTGCCCTTTGGCCATAAGGTCGCTCTGGCTGATATTGAAAAAGGCGGTGCGGTCATTCGCTACGGGGTGACGATCGGTCTGGCTTTGCAGCGGCTGGAGAAAGGAGCATGGGTCAATGAGCATATGATCATGCTGCCCGAGGCGCCCTACTTGGAAAGCCTTAAGGCACCAGCCGTGGCGCCCAAGTCTCTGCCGCCGCTGGATGGCTACACCTTCGAAGGTTATCGCAACGCGGATGGCAGTGTCGGTACGCGGAATCTTCTGGGCATATCCATCAGCGTGCAATGTGTGGCTGGTGTCGTAGAGCATGCGGTCAAGCGCATTCGTGAAGAGCTGTTGCCTAACTATCCCAACGTGGATGATGTGGTGCCACTGACCCATTCCTATGGCTGCGGCGTGGCCATCAATGCGACGGACGCCTATATTCCCATTCGGACCATCAAGAATATTGCCCTTAACCCCAATTTTGGCGGAGAAGTGATGGTCGTGGCGCTTGGGTGCGAAAAGCTTCGCCCTGAAATGATCATGACCAAGGGCGATGACAAGGCAACCAGCATGTATCTTCAGGACGAAGGGCTTTCGGGCTTTTCGGCCATGGTGGATGACATTCTGTTGCAGGCGCGGATGCATCTTGAGCGGCTCAACAATCGCCAGCGGGAAACCTGTCCTGTGTCCGATCTCGTCGTTGGTATGCAGTGCGGTGGTAGCGATGCCTTTTCCGGCATCACTGCCAATCCTATGCTCGGGGCGGCTGCCGATCTTATCGTGCGGGCAGGGGGCAGCGTGATGTTTTCTGAGGTGACGGAGGTGCGGGATTCGGTGCATCTGTTGCCGCCAAGGGCCGCCTCGGCCGATGTGGTTGAAAAGCTCGTCAGCGAAATGGCTTGGTATGATGCCTATCTCGACAAGGGCGGCGCGGACCGGTCTGCCAATACCACGCCGGGCAATAAGGCAGGAGGCCTTTCCGGTATCGTGGAG from uncultured Cohaesibacter sp. carries:
- the garD gene encoding galactarate dehydratase yields the protein MNTAVPSLKVHPDDNVSIVLTAGGLPAGTELDTGAILKEDVPFGHKVALADIEKGGAVIRYGVTIGLALQRLEKGAWVNEHMIMLPEAPYLESLKAPAVAPKSLPPLDGYTFEGYRNADGSVGTRNLLGISISVQCVAGVVEHAVKRIREELLPNYPNVDDVVPLTHSYGCGVAINATDAYIPIRTIKNIALNPNFGGEVMVVALGCEKLRPEMIMTKGDDKATSMYLQDEGLSGFSAMVDDILLQARMHLERLNNRQRETCPVSDLVVGMQCGGSDAFSGITANPMLGAAADLIVRAGGSVMFSEVTEVRDSVHLLPPRAASADVVEKLVSEMAWYDAYLDKGGADRSANTTPGNKAGGLSGIVEKSLGSVAKSGTSPIVDVIGPGERLRRKGLTFAATPAGDFVCGTLQLAAGMNLHIFTTGRGTPYNLPTTPTIKVATNSTLAARWFDIMDVDAGRIASGEISVEEGGWELFRLILDIASGRCKTAADKLGIRNDLVLFNPAPIT